The genome window CTGGATCAGACTGTTGCAAGTTATCGGGAGTGGACTGGTTCGACGACACCAGTCGGCACATTTGTGAAGGTGATGCCACGGGATTACCGCCGTGTGCTCACGATTATGGAGAGTTGTCAGGCTCAAGGACGAGATGAGGCAGCAACTGCCGAAGCGATTATGGAGGCTGTGCACTGATGGCTGACCCACATGGATTTCAAAAGTATTCCCGCCACGACAAAGCCCACCGGCCGGTTCCGCTTCGGCTACTGGACTGGCACGAGGTGTACGAAAAGCAGGACTTAACCGATCTGCGCCAGCAGGCAACCCGGTGCATGGATTGCGGGATCCCCTTCTGCCACGACGGTTGCCCGCTGGGGAACATCATCCCCGAGTGGAACGACCTGGTCCGTTTGGGCCGGTGGCGTGAAGCCTTCGACCGCCTTCACGCGACCAACAACTTCCCGGAGTTCACGGGCCGTTTGTGCCCCGCGCCGTGTGAAGGGGCGTGCGTTCTGGGCATCAACGATGACCCCGTCACCATCAAGAATGTCGAGTTGGAAATCGTCGAATATGGCTTTGAACATGACTTTGTGAAGCCCATTCGCCCTTCATTCTCGACGGGCCAGTCGGTCGCCGTGGTGGGCTCCGGCCCTGCCGGGTTGGCGGCCGCGCAGCAGCTCACCCGCGCCGGCCACGACGTCACCGTGTTCGAGCGTCACGACCGCCTGGGTGGTCTGATGCGCTACGGGGTGCCTGAGTACAAGATGGAGAAGAAGTGGATCAACCGCCGCCTGGAACAGATGGTGGCGGAGGGAACCCAGTTCCGCACTAACATTTCCCCATCCGTGAGTGACCTGCAAGGCTTCGACGCCGTCGTGTTGGCGATCGGTTCGACCATCGGCCGCGACCTGCCCATTGAAGGCCGCGACTTAGAAGGCGTCTACCAGGCGATGGAGTACCTCCCGGAGGCCAACAAGGTCCAGGAAGGTGACAGAGAAGTATCGATGATCGACGCCCGCGGAAAGAACGTCGTGATCGTTGGTGGTGGCGACACGGGCACGGACTGCTTCGGAACGGCATTGCGCCAGGGCGCGAAGAGCGTCGTGCAGTTCGATATCGGCCCGAAGCCACCGCGGCCACGGGCGGCATCGACCCCGTGGCCAACCTTCCCCCGCAAGCTTCGCGTCGCAACGGCCCACGAAGAGGGCGAGTACGAGGTCTCCGGCGAGGAAGAAAAGGAACTCGTGGAGAAGCTCGGCCTGGACGCCCGCGTGAAAGGGCACCCGCTGGGCAACCGCCAGTGGAAAACGAACACGGTGGAGTTCATCGGCACCGACGGGAAGATCACGGGGCTGAAGGGCACCCTGGTGGACCGCACCCCGGAGGGCACGATCCCCATCGAGGGGTCCGATTTCGAGATCGACGCGGACCTGGTGCTGCTCGCGATGGGATTCGCATCTGTGGATCGCGCCGGGATTGTCGACGAGTTGGGGCTGGAGATCGACGGCCGCGGGCGGATTGTTCGCGACGAGAACTTCCGCGCGGAGGTGCCGCTCACGGCTGGATTCCGGGCGCCGGTCTTTGTTGCTGGCGACGCGGGGCGCGGGCAGTCCCTCATCGTGTGGGGGATTTCGGAGGGCCGCTCGGCTGCAGCCGCAGTGGATCGCCAGCTCATGGGCGAGTCCAGTTTGCCGACCGCTATCGTGCCGACGGACGTGCCGATGCGGGCGTAGCTGCCGACTAGTCGGACTAGTCGGCGATGCGGAACACGTCGGCGTCGTCCATCCGTGGTCCGCGCGGGTGGTGCGCGTCGGTGTCAGCCGGGACCCCAGCGATGATGACCATGATGGCCTGTTCGCCGTCGCGAAGGAATTCCTTGGTGACGGCATCGGCATCAAAACCGCCCATCGGGCCGACGCCTAGTCCGACGGCGCGGAGGCCCAAGATGAAATAGGCCGCCTGCAGGTTGGCGGACTGAAGAGCGACGGCGGTGCGCACCTCTTCGTTGCCCTCGAACATGTCGCGAGGGCCATCGCCGCCGGCGGGGAACTGCTGGGGCAAGTGGTTGTGGAAGTTCGTGTCTGCGGCCAAGACGAAGGCGAGGGGTGCCTTTTCGGTCTTGGCTTGGTTGTTGCCCATCATGTGTGGGACGAGGCGGGAACGCTTGTCCTTGGGGACCTCGATGATGCGCAGTGGTTGCCCGTTCATCGACGTCGGGCCCCACTTGACGAGGTCACGTACGGATTTAATGACCTCGGGGTCGATGCTGGTGTCCTCAAAAGCGCTGGTGGTGTGGGCGTCGCGGAAGAGGACGTTGAGGGCTTCGTCGTTAATGATGAATGGTGCTGTAATTGACATGTCATTTATGACTACGCGGGTGGGGAGGGCGTGTCAACTGGAATATTCCCTGGAGGACGATCGCGGGTTTGTGATCGTGAGTTTAAAAGGGAGTATCTTCCAGCCGAATTCCCGCATGCGCCAGGGTTGCTCGGCCCGAGTCAGTTAAACGAACAGCGCGAGTCTCCTTAATACGTTTCACCCACCCATATCGAAGAATGTGGTGCACAATTCTTTACCAAGGGACCCCGCGATATGGAAGCGTCGCTCGGTCGAGTCCATGCACGGAGTGGCAGTCAAGGAATCCGGGTGGGGAAGTTCCCATGTAGACAGCAATTCGCAGCCCGTGGGCGTGAGCTCCCATGTCTTGGTTAGATATTCCCGGCTGGAAAACTGTTCAGCCAGCTCTACTCCAAGTCTGCCTGCGAAGTGCTTATAGCACGTGCGACCAGCCCTGAACCGATCAGCTGAGTTGGAAGCCCGGAGGCTGTGTGCAGTATCAAGCTTTCTCTGAGTGAGGACCCCTAACTTCTCGATGGCATGGGCAACCTCATCGCTAGCAAGCCGGACATAACGATGTCGTCCTTGGTGGATATCAACCACTAGCCCCTGGTCAGCGAGGATGTTGACGTGTGCCGAGGCAGTGGAACGTGCAAGGACACAGTAATTAGCTAGTTCCCCTACAGTCCATGCGCGCCCATCCATAAGAGCTGCACACATAGCTGCACGGGACGTGTCAGCTAGCGCACCGGCAGTCTGTGAAATATCCGGAAGAGATTCAGGGAACGTGCGCATATCCATCGCTCCAGTGTGGGGCTCAATTAGTTCGGTGCTCGCCGAACTGTTCCTAGGTCACACTTGACCGTATCAATTTCGACGAAAACCAGGGGAGTGATGACGGTGAGCACGCAAGGTTCGCGGTACAGGGACACTTATGACGGCAGCTTCTACCTGGGCTTACGAACTTATTACAGTGCGCCACCTCAACGCTCAGCGCCGTAACACCGCTGTTCGAGCTATTTATCACTAAAAGAAATCGTCTGAGATGACATGGAAGGGGCAAGCGGTGGCCGTACAGCGAAAAACCGGGGCATTGGTGTCTGTGGTACTGGGATTTTTTATCGTCATGCTCGACACCACCATTGTGAATGTTGCACTTCCCAACATGGCCACTTCGTTGAATACGAATGTGGTGACGCTGCAGTGGGTCGTCGATGCCTACACATTAGCTTTTGCCGCACTCCTGCTGTCTGCGGGTGCTGCTTGCGATCGCTTGGGAGCTCGCGCAGTCTACGTCTTCGGACTGGTCGAATTTGGGGTGCTCTCTCTTGTTTGTGCCTTGTCATCAAGCGGGGGTGTCTTGATTATTGCTCGGGCACTTCAAGGAATCGGTGCAGCGGCTATCGTGCCCGGTTCACTGGCATTATTAGCAACGGTCTATCCTGACCCTGCTGAGCGCGCACGTGCGATTGGTCTCTGGGGTGGAGCCGGTGGCATCGCTTCCGCGTGTGGTCCGGTACTTGGTGGGTTGCTTGTATCTGCGGTTGGGTGGCAGACAGTTTTCTGGGTTAATTTACCGATCATTGCATTTGGTTGCTGGTTGACCTTTCACAGTATCGATGCTTCCCCTCATGATCGCACGCATAGACTGGATCCCGCTGGGCAGGCGCTTTCGATTGGCGCGCTCGTGGCTATTACTTACTCTGTTATCTCTTCTGGGGAGCGGGGATGGACGCAGGAGCAACTCCTGGTCCTCTGGATCGGCGGTGTACTGAGTCTACTTTTCGTATGGGTGGAATATCGTCATCCAGATCCCATGCTGCCCATCGGTCTCTTTCGGAGCCCACGGTTTTCCGCCGCAACTCTTGTCGGCTTCGCGTTGAATGTCAGTTTTTTCGGGCAGCTATTTGCTCTCTCATTATTTTCCCAGACTTATCGGGACTATGAACCGATTATCGCCGGGCTTGCTCTAGCTCCTCAGGCCTGCAGTGCCGTAGTCGCTTCTCCCTTGGGTGGCCGGGTGGCAGCCCACATTGGTGCATTTCCAGCTATGTTCATCGGGCTTCTGATTGGAACAGTTGGATTCGGAAGCTTAGTCATTTTGTCCTCGACAACGCCATATCTTTTAATCGCCATCGTGTCCTTCATTGCAGGTTTTGGTATGGCATTCGCGATGCCTGCTGCTACATCCGCAGCTGTGACGACGGCACCGCCTTCATACACAGGTGTCGCTGGTGGAGTCATTAATGCTGCCCGTCAGACCGGCAGTGTTTTTGGTGTCGCAGTTCTAGGCGGCATGATTGCTGGAAAAGATACTTTTCTAGCCGGATTTCATCAGGCTGTGGGAACCGCAAGTGCCGTATTTGCTGTAGCAGCTGTACTGGTCCTCATTTTTCTGGCAACAACTCGTGCGCCAGTATCGAACAAGGCTCGCACCCATTGATTTCGTGATGTCAGGTATTATGGCTTGGACAAGACCGGTTCCGCTGACCAGAGGGTAGCCCAGGGCCAATCCTCATTTTTCTTTCGCTTCCCGACTTTGGAGGTTACACGAGGAACAAGGGGCGAAAAGGAGGTGTGGCAACGATGTCGTAGGAAACATCATGCTCGGTACGAACTTCAGGATTGCGTGCGCGCAGGATAGCTACTGCGATTTTTGAACGGTTTCGGTTCGATCTCAAACGCCGCCGCTTGCTCGGTTCGTTCTTCGACGGTCCTGTGCATCGCGAGGTCATCGGTGGTTCTTCTAACGGCGTTATAGCTCATTCGATTAAGGAACCCGTTAGTGTTTACCCATAGACTGTTCACTATCTATTGCTCTGGGTAGAAAGACTCGTTATCTCCACGAACATCAACAACAATAACGGTAACGTGTTCATTCAGTCTGGCAAACTTATCTGCGGTCTAGGGGTGTGGGGCACGTTCGTCAACTTAGAGCTGCCTGACAGTATTGGTAACAAGGTCCCTTGTTTAGAGACAAGCTGATAGCCTGGACCTCAACTGCTCCATACCCCTAGTCCAAGCGGCCACGTTCATATGATCGTGTCCCCAAGTACGAGGAGATCGACGATGAATATCTTTCATTCAACAGCTGTAGCAGCTTTAGCTCTAGCGGCGACGGTAGTCGTTCCGGCGAATGCTTACGCTAGTGAGGCACCTGATGCACTATCGGCAGATTCCGTAAGAGAAACAGTACTGGCTCCAGGCGAAAGCGCTGTTTTTCAAAAAGGCGACATTGCTAGGGTTGAACTAATCCCATCTGATCTGTCAAGGAAAAGGCAGGCTAGATCGGCTGATTTAGCGACGGCGCCGAACTGTATTGTCGCGAAAGCCGAAAAAGGATTTGTTCAGGTGTATAACAATTGCGGTGGGAAAGAACCCCAACGCATTAAAGTCAAGTTAGCCTTTGGCCCCGACACGGCATGTAAAGCAATCCAGCCTGGTACCCGTTCTAACGTCGGCCCTGCTATTGGTCGGGTCGACGGAGTCTACCTCTGCTAGAGAGTAAAGATCAGGAAGAAGACATGAAAACACTACGCAGTAAAATCGCTTCCGGAGTGATTGTGGCTCTTACTTTTTCCACATGTTTCGTGCCTCAGGCTGGCGCATTAGGGAAAAGCGATCCCCGTCACAAGGATAGTATCGGGACATACACGGTAAAATGTCAGGTGCATGAGAATGCTCCGGGGAACCCCGTCAGTGGTTTTGTATTCGGTAATCACTCCAGCGATCCTGATGAAGCCGAGAAGGATGCCGATCTGTTCGTCTCTAAATTCGGCTCAAATCATACAAAGCGTCATTGTAAGACGCAGAAGAAATACCAGCCTCGAGGCGCTTACACAACGTCTATGGATGTCATGTAGTCCCTCATGCTAGAGAAAGGAAGTGGCATGGACGAGGTTGAAACGTGGTGCTTTTTTACCAAATTCGTATGCCGCTACGACGATCTTGATCAGGCAAAAGCACGGCATCAAAGATGCGTCGATGCCCTCCGCATAACGAACACGGTGCATTTCTCCTCCGAGGACGCCTATCAAGCCGGTCACACTGAACCGACTTTTAGACTCCTGTTAACAGAGATCATTCCACCGGGCAAGGAGATCACCCCTGAGAAAAAAAAAGAATATAAAGAAGAATATTCAGTCTTTGTTTTTGTCACAATTGTGGATATCCCCAACACCCCTGATTCAGACGGTGATGAAGTGAGGATTGTCGGCGAGAAATTAGAGATCGATTTCGAGGAAGGACTTCCTGCGAGATTCCCCAGCCGAACACGTGGTATCCGAGTCAGCCGAACCGGGAATGAAATTAATGGCTGCATCTACCAATAGCTTATGTAAAAATTTCGCAATGTATTCGCGTACACACCGGATACTACCTTCACATGGATATAGCTTCATAGCCGCTTACGTCCAA of Corynebacterium kroppenstedtii DSM 44385 contains these proteins:
- a CDS encoding glutamate synthase subunit beta codes for the protein MADPHGFQKYSRHDKAHRPVPLRLLDWHEVYEKQDLTDLRQQATRCMDCGIPFCHDGCPLGNIIPEWNDLVRLGRWREAFDRLHATNNFPEFTGRLCPAPCEGACVLGINDDPVTIKNVELEIVEYGFEHDFVKPIRPSFSTGQSVAVVGSGPAGLAAAQQLTRAGHDVTVFERHDRLGGLMRYGVPEYKMEKKWINRRLEQMVAEGTQFRTNISPSVSDLQGFDAVVLAIGSTIGRDLPIEGRDLEGVYQAMEYLPEANKVQEGDREVSMIDARGKNVVIVGGGDTGTDCFGTALRQGAKSVVQFDIGPKPPRPRAASTPWPTFPRKLRVATAHEEGEYEVSGEEEKELVEKLGLDARVKGHPLGNRQWKTNTVEFIGTDGKITGLKGTLVDRTPEGTIPIEGSDFEIDADLVLLAMGFASVDRAGIVDELGLEIDGRGRIVRDENFRAEVPLTAGFRAPVFVAGDAGRGQSLIVWGISEGRSAAAAVDRQLMGESSLPTAIVPTDVPMRA
- a CDS encoding malonic semialdehyde reductase codes for the protein MSITAPFIINDEALNVLFRDAHTTSAFEDTSIDPEVIKSVRDLVKWGPTSMNGQPLRIIEVPKDKRSRLVPHMMGNNQAKTEKAPLAFVLAADTNFHNHLPQQFPAGGDGPRDMFEGNEEVRTAVALQSANLQAAYFILGLRAVGLGVGPMGGFDADAVTKEFLRDGEQAIMVIIAGVPADTDAHHPRGPRMDDADVFRIAD
- a CDS encoding ArsR/SmtB family transcription factor; translated protein: MDMRTFPESLPDISQTAGALADTSRAAMCAALMDGRAWTVGELANYCVLARSTASAHVNILADQGLVVDIHQGRHRYVRLASDEVAHAIEKLGVLTQRKLDTAHSLRASNSADRFRAGRTCYKHFAGRLGVELAEQFSSREYLTKTWELTPTGCELLSTWELPHPDSLTATPCMDSTERRFHIAGSLGKELCTTFFDMGG
- a CDS encoding MFS transporter is translated as MAVQRKTGALVSVVLGFFIVMLDTTIVNVALPNMATSLNTNVVTLQWVVDAYTLAFAALLLSAGAACDRLGARAVYVFGLVEFGVLSLVCALSSSGGVLIIARALQGIGAAAIVPGSLALLATVYPDPAERARAIGLWGGAGGIASACGPVLGGLLVSAVGWQTVFWVNLPIIAFGCWLTFHSIDASPHDRTHRLDPAGQALSIGALVAITYSVISSGERGWTQEQLLVLWIGGVLSLLFVWVEYRHPDPMLPIGLFRSPRFSAATLVGFALNVSFFGQLFALSLFSQTYRDYEPIIAGLALAPQACSAVVASPLGGRVAAHIGAFPAMFIGLLIGTVGFGSLVILSSTTPYLLIAIVSFIAGFGMAFAMPAATSAAVTTAPPSYTGVAGGVINAARQTGSVFGVAVLGGMIAGKDTFLAGFHQAVGTASAVFAVAAVLVLIFLATTRAPVSNKARTH